The proteins below come from a single Psychrobacter sp. PL19 genomic window:
- a CDS encoding ABC transporter permease: MPAKKQAVSAASPVPYQADMFTKLVKFSPRFLLLLLTLPVLGGLVSVLLPAFGWAPALEQTTIGLQGFRDLWQTPGLMQMVALSVATGLISTLLALVMAVMILAAFFNSPWLNRIERLLSPILVIPHAAAAIAVGFLIAPSGMLSRLISPWLSGWELAPQGILPHDAYGISIILGLTLKELPFLLLMALGVLAQPELGKKLRQQYKVALNLGYYPMTAFFKAVLPSLYPLLRLPVFAVLAYASASVEMPLILGPNTPPTLAVAIMQWFNDVDLNLRIKASAGAALQLALTGGLLALWLTGEKMLKRLCYGNGNGYGLLTNGRRDYGSAVWQKATVAFTSLIIGFILLALIGLLMWSVAGYWRFPAAMPEQFVLLHFQSALMQMGSPLFNTLTIGLMTTLFAVILTLLCLESEQLTAKPLSRFTHLIIYLPLLVPSIAFLFGLVWLQQLVNNQTAFLNVAFTHLLFVLPYVFLSLASSYRRLDPRFSHVAASLGAAPYKIFFKVKLPQLFAPILIAAALGLAISFGQYLPTLLAGGGRIATITTEAVTLANGASRRTSAVYAIMQMVLPLIGFALAWGLPKYFFKSARH; this comes from the coding sequence ATGCCTGCTAAAAAGCAAGCAGTAAGCGCTGCATCACCGGTCCCTTATCAAGCAGATATGTTTACCAAACTCGTCAAGTTTAGCCCACGATTTTTACTGCTGCTACTGACATTACCGGTACTGGGTGGGTTAGTGAGCGTCCTATTGCCCGCTTTTGGCTGGGCGCCAGCACTGGAGCAAACAACGATTGGCTTGCAAGGCTTTAGGGATCTCTGGCAAACACCAGGCCTCATGCAAATGGTCGCTTTGAGCGTGGCTACTGGCTTGATAAGCACGCTACTGGCCCTGGTCATGGCGGTAATGATTTTGGCCGCATTTTTTAACAGCCCATGGCTCAATCGTATTGAACGTCTGCTTAGCCCTATTTTAGTGATTCCGCATGCGGCAGCGGCCATTGCCGTTGGGTTTTTAATTGCCCCTTCTGGTATGCTTTCTAGACTAATCTCTCCCTGGCTTAGCGGTTGGGAGTTGGCACCACAAGGCATACTTCCACACGATGCTTACGGTATCAGTATCATTCTAGGTTTAACTTTAAAAGAGCTGCCTTTTTTATTATTGATGGCACTTGGCGTCTTGGCTCAACCTGAGCTTGGCAAGAAACTACGGCAACAGTATAAAGTGGCGCTTAATTTAGGCTATTACCCAATGACTGCCTTCTTTAAAGCGGTGTTGCCAAGCCTTTATCCATTATTACGTTTACCGGTTTTTGCGGTACTTGCTTATGCCAGTGCCAGTGTGGAAATGCCGCTAATACTAGGCCCAAATACCCCGCCAACATTGGCAGTGGCTATTATGCAGTGGTTCAATGATGTTGATTTAAATTTACGTATTAAAGCCTCTGCCGGAGCGGCATTACAGCTGGCACTGACGGGTGGCTTACTCGCCCTGTGGCTAACGGGCGAAAAAATGCTCAAGCGGCTATGCTATGGCAATGGCAATGGTTATGGTTTATTAACCAACGGCCGGCGTGATTACGGTAGCGCTGTTTGGCAAAAAGCTACTGTAGCGTTCACAAGCTTAATTATCGGCTTTATATTACTGGCATTGATTGGTCTGCTTATGTGGTCAGTTGCTGGGTATTGGCGCTTTCCGGCAGCCATGCCAGAGCAGTTCGTGCTATTGCACTTTCAAAGCGCCTTGATGCAAATGGGCAGTCCGTTATTTAACACCCTTACGATTGGCCTAATGACCACCTTGTTTGCAGTTATTCTCACTTTACTGTGTTTAGAATCAGAGCAGTTAACGGCCAAGCCACTGTCACGCTTTACCCATTTAATTATTTATTTACCGTTATTGGTGCCCAGTATTGCCTTTTTGTTTGGCTTGGTATGGTTACAGCAATTGGTCAATAACCAAACTGCGTTTCTCAATGTGGCCTTTACCCACTTACTGTTTGTATTGCCCTATGTATTTTTATCGCTGGCGAGTAGCTATCGGCGTTTAGATCCGCGTTTTTCTCATGTTGCGGCCAGTCTTGGGGCTGCCCCGTACAAGATATTCTTTAAAGTAAAATTACCGCAGTTATTTGCGCCTATTTTAATCGCTGCTGCCTTAGGATTGGCGATCAGTTTTGGTCAATACTTGCCAACACTGTTAGCGGGTGGCGGGCGTATAGCGACTATAACTACCGAAGCCGTTACTCTAGCTAATGGTGCAAGTAGGCGCACAAGCGCTGTTTATGCCATTATGCAAATGGTGTTGCCATTGATCGGCTTTGCGCTGGCGTGGGGTTTACCTAAGTACTTCTTTAAAAGTGCGCGTCATTAA
- a CDS encoding haloacid dehalogenase type II, producing the protein MSDDNFPSIIVFDVNETLLDINSLEPLFARVFGNRNVLREWFAQLILYSQTMTLSGLYSPFGELGVGALRMVATIHQVTITDSDIVELKQRMSSMPAHPDVVPALTRLRDAGFRLVTLTNSASSASPTPLDNAGLSHFFERTFNIETVGKFKPAPETYHLVAKELSVETADLCLVACHLWDTIGAQAAGCRGAFLTRPHNAILVAAGVPSPDLIASELTTLADKIILSRPA; encoded by the coding sequence ATGTCCGATGATAACTTTCCCTCTATTATTGTGTTTGATGTGAATGAAACGTTGCTAGATATTAACAGTCTCGAGCCTTTATTTGCACGCGTATTTGGCAATCGAAACGTACTGAGAGAATGGTTTGCTCAGCTGATTCTTTACTCCCAAACTATGACTTTATCCGGTCTTTACTCGCCTTTTGGTGAACTGGGGGTGGGCGCTTTACGGATGGTAGCCACTATTCATCAGGTAACAATCACTGATAGTGACATTGTAGAATTAAAACAACGAATGAGCTCAATGCCGGCTCATCCCGACGTTGTACCAGCGCTGACCCGATTGCGTGATGCAGGGTTTCGGTTGGTGACTCTGACTAACTCGGCTAGCAGCGCTTCGCCTACACCTTTAGATAACGCAGGACTAAGCCATTTTTTTGAGCGTACGTTTAATATCGAAACCGTTGGTAAGTTTAAGCCGGCGCCCGAAACCTATCACTTGGTTGCAAAGGAATTGTCCGTTGAGACCGCAGATTTGTGCCTCGTCGCTTGTCACCTTTGGGATACTATAGGCGCACAAGCTGCTGGCTGTCGTGGTGCCTTTCTGACACGACCTCACAATGCTATCCTTGTCGCTGCCGGTGTACCGTCACCTGATCTTATCGCATCAGAGCTAACCACTCTGGCTGACAAAATTATTCTGAGTAGGCCAGCCTAA
- a CDS encoding ATP-binding cassette domain-containing protein encodes MQSSLQIKNLQLFRQDQRLLRLNEQVNGGEILTIMGPSGSGKSSLLNWLTGTLSSSFKAEGEVWLDGQNIDQLPTHLRHIGVLYQDALLFSHLSVTGNIAFAMPKGNKKQRLEKIEQALEQVGLKGLGSRHPDTLSGGQQARVALLRLLLSEPKAILLDEPFSKLDTQLRADIRQLVFEQVRNHQLPTIMVTHDHSDAEAANGKVINLEGC; translated from the coding sequence ATGCAATCCTCTTTACAGATAAAAAACTTACAGCTTTTTCGTCAAGACCAGCGATTACTCCGCTTAAACGAGCAAGTAAATGGTGGCGAAATCCTTACTATTATGGGGCCTTCGGGCAGCGGTAAGTCGAGCTTATTAAATTGGCTGACGGGCACACTTAGCAGTAGTTTTAAAGCAGAGGGTGAAGTATGGCTCGATGGCCAAAATATAGACCAACTACCCACACATTTACGCCATATTGGGGTGTTATATCAAGATGCCTTACTGTTTTCACACTTATCAGTTACCGGCAATATTGCTTTTGCCATGCCTAAAGGCAATAAAAAGCAGCGGCTGGAAAAAATAGAACAAGCACTTGAACAAGTGGGTTTAAAAGGTCTGGGCAGCCGCCACCCTGACACTCTTTCTGGCGGGCAGCAGGCGCGGGTTGCTTTATTACGACTGCTACTTAGTGAGCCAAAAGCCATATTACTTGACGAGCCGTTTAGTAAACTTGATACTCAATTAAGAGCTGATATTCGCCAACTGGTGTTTGAGCAAGTTCGTAACCATCAGCTGCCCACCATTATGGTCACACACGACCATAGCGATGCCGAGGCTGCAAATGGTAAAGTCATCAATTTAGAGGGCTGTTAG
- a CDS encoding DarT1-associated NADAR antitoxin family protein, with product MEQTQNAVELRPVFMPRVNSDNLVKTDMVRFERHVGFASRQKKKSINDLHQVICKKYGFKQVLELSSKSGNKLSFVLSPLSLKLANEHDDQQYSVENAFQSSMVFEDGGPYTDLLTAPPRQAKKDERLITSGELIGYNYFGMEWGVEPLTTFYDWLYVNALQQNPQLHEEVMQYQAFTDIEFNPKKSIHCSAYALAMFVALNKRELLDNVEDPIAFYNLCDEFQVSNTEHLLEEGWV from the coding sequence ATGGAACAAACACAAAACGCTGTAGAACTTAGACCCGTATTCATGCCTAGAGTCAACAGTGACAATCTGGTAAAAACAGATATGGTTAGGTTCGAGCGGCATGTGGGATTCGCGAGTAGACAAAAGAAAAAATCCATCAATGACTTGCATCAAGTCATTTGCAAAAAGTATGGGTTTAAGCAAGTGCTAGAGCTGTCTAGCAAATCTGGTAATAAGTTGAGTTTTGTGCTGAGCCCATTGAGCTTAAAGCTAGCTAATGAGCATGATGATCAGCAATATAGTGTCGAAAACGCCTTCCAAAGCAGTATGGTTTTCGAGGACGGTGGCCCCTACACCGACTTGTTAACAGCCCCGCCAAGACAAGCCAAAAAAGACGAGCGACTAATAACCTCGGGTGAATTAATTGGCTACAATTATTTTGGTATGGAGTGGGGCGTAGAGCCATTAACCACGTTTTATGATTGGCTGTATGTGAATGCCTTACAGCAGAATCCTCAGCTGCATGAAGAGGTCATGCAATATCAAGCCTTTACGGATATTGAGTTTAATCCTAAAAAATCTATCCATTGTTCGGCTTATGCGCTGGCTATGTTTGTGGCACTCAATAAACGAGAGTTGCTCGATAATGTTGAAGACCCGATAGCATTTTATAACTTATGTGATGAGTTTCAAGTAAGTAACACCGAGCATCTTTTGGAAGAGGGTTGGGTCTGA
- a CDS encoding sterol desaturase family protein, protein MTNEVWWRLGCFFSILVIMMLLEWRKPARQSPVKSRSRWFANFGLVFASSVIARLAVPIGLTAVALYSQQHGIGLFNQITLPSVIVIVLSLVLLDILIYWQHRLFHQVPILWRLHRVHHADAHVDTSTGLRFHPIEIVLSILVKLIAVVVLGVPAIAVLIFEIALNGLALFNHANIRLPPTIEKPLRLVLMTQILHRIHHSQVVTETNSNYGFSVIWWDKVFGSYKSAAHKADTDIDIGLVEYPKAQQNASLWSLLTMPFKNK, encoded by the coding sequence ATGACTAATGAAGTATGGTGGCGACTCGGCTGCTTTTTCAGCATTTTAGTGATAATGATGCTACTTGAATGGCGAAAACCAGCCCGACAATCACCGGTTAAAAGTAGGTCGCGTTGGTTCGCTAACTTTGGACTGGTATTTGCTTCATCAGTTATTGCGCGTTTAGCGGTTCCTATTGGTCTCACTGCGGTTGCACTTTATAGCCAGCAGCATGGTATTGGTTTGTTTAATCAAATCACTTTGCCAAGTGTGATAGTCATCGTACTGAGTTTAGTTCTACTCGATATTTTAATCTATTGGCAGCATCGACTATTTCATCAGGTTCCTATTCTATGGCGTTTACACCGTGTGCATCATGCCGACGCGCATGTTGACACCAGCACTGGGCTTAGATTTCATCCGATTGAAATCGTACTCAGCATACTGGTAAAGCTTATTGCAGTGGTGGTGCTAGGTGTACCTGCTATAGCAGTGCTCATATTCGAGATTGCCTTAAATGGTTTAGCACTGTTTAATCACGCCAATATTCGCCTGCCACCGACTATAGAAAAGCCCTTGCGCCTGGTATTAATGACCCAGATTTTACACCGTATTCATCATAGCCAGGTGGTGACTGAAACCAATTCAAATTATGGCTTTAGCGTGATTTGGTGGGATAAAGTGTTTGGTAGCTATAAAAGTGCAGCCCATAAAGCAGATACCGACATAGATATCGGTTTGGTTGAATACCCTAAAGCGCAACAAAATGCTTCGCTATGGAGCCTATTAACCATGCCATTTAAGAATAAGTGA
- a CDS encoding ABC transporter substrate-binding protein: MHFAKSGHTLTRYRFCCVALCICLGVSSSTAVTNTVATAEQPYWQQIETLGKNQDVYFYAWGGDPQINAYIQWAAKQVKSQYNINLVHVKLSDTSEAVSRVLAEKSANNDSQGSVDLVWINGANFATMNEHSLLLKQWSNQLPNFAFTDPNNNPAVNFDFGIPTNGMEAPWGQAALTFYYDSLAIDGSVNNQPPTTLNELLRWSAQYPGRFSYPKPPDFLGMSFLKYALVMLHEQSPANTNDSLKNDSLKNDSLKNESLKAQLNQPATDQNTALVLQPLWEFLDKLHPTLWRQGEYFMQSGAQMRRLVDDTELSLAFTFSAPEVPAAVQRYDLPKSIRSYAMDDGSLSNTHFVAIPYNASHQQSAQLVANFLLSPTAQAHKQKPQIWGDSTVLIQSTLTPEQQALFKTRQPHPSALPIDSIKRTLSEPHPSWVEAIMQGWEVRYGASS; this comes from the coding sequence ATGCATTTTGCCAAGTCTGGTCATACCCTAACGCGATACCGGTTTTGCTGCGTGGCGCTGTGTATTTGTTTAGGAGTTTCTTCAAGCACGGCAGTGACTAATACTGTCGCCACCGCTGAGCAGCCATATTGGCAACAGATTGAAACGCTGGGTAAAAATCAAGACGTGTACTTTTATGCTTGGGGCGGTGATCCGCAGATAAATGCTTACATACAGTGGGCAGCCAAACAAGTTAAGAGCCAGTACAACATCAACTTAGTGCATGTAAAATTAAGCGATACCAGCGAAGCGGTGAGCCGGGTCTTGGCCGAAAAATCAGCCAATAACGATAGCCAAGGTAGCGTTGATCTCGTCTGGATAAACGGGGCCAATTTTGCCACCATGAATGAGCACTCATTGTTATTAAAACAATGGTCGAATCAGCTGCCTAACTTTGCCTTTACTGATCCCAATAATAATCCTGCTGTTAATTTTGATTTTGGTATTCCAACCAATGGCATGGAAGCACCGTGGGGGCAAGCGGCGCTTACTTTTTATTATGACAGTTTGGCCATTGACGGCTCAGTAAACAATCAACCACCGACCACTTTAAATGAGCTATTACGCTGGAGCGCTCAATATCCTGGACGCTTTAGTTATCCCAAACCACCTGATTTTTTGGGTATGAGCTTTTTAAAATATGCTTTAGTGATGCTACATGAGCAAAGCCCTGCCAATACCAATGACAGTCTAAAAAATGATAGCCTAAAAAACGATAGCCTAAAAAACGAGAGTCTAAAAGCCCAGCTAAATCAGCCAGCCACCGACCAAAATACAGCGCTAGTATTACAGCCGCTATGGGAATTTTTAGATAAACTGCATCCCACATTATGGCGTCAAGGCGAGTATTTTATGCAAAGTGGGGCGCAAATGCGCCGCTTAGTAGATGATACTGAGCTGAGTTTAGCCTTTACATTTTCAGCGCCCGAAGTGCCTGCAGCGGTGCAGCGCTATGATTTACCTAAAAGTATTCGTAGCTATGCCATGGATGACGGTAGTTTGAGTAACACCCATTTTGTTGCCATTCCTTATAACGCCAGCCACCAGCAAAGTGCGCAACTAGTCGCTAACTTTTTACTCAGTCCCACCGCCCAGGCGCACAAACAAAAACCTCAGATTTGGGGTGATAGCACGGTCCTTATTCAATCAACACTGACGCCTGAGCAACAAGCGTTATTTAAAACCCGTCAGCCGCATCCAAGTGCCTTACCTATTGATAGTATCAAGCGTACCCTGAGTGAGCCGCATCCAAGCTGGGTGGAGGCTATTATGCAAGGTTGGGAAGTGCGTTATGGGGCAAGTTCGTGA
- a CDS encoding alanine/glycine:cation symporter family protein has translation MESLVSTINGIIWSSALIYLCLGAGLFYSIMTRFLQVRLFGEMLRLMFSGKASADGISSFQALTLSLAGRVGMGNIAGVAAAIGFGGPGAIFWMWVVGFLGAATAYVESTMAQIYKEKDVITGQYRGGPAYYFERALGQRWYGVVFAIAALIALSIFLPGIQANGVVNAVTQVLGEGTTMTVFGTEVGAMRLGAIAIILVVFGIIIFGGIKRIATFTEVVVPFMAIGYIVLALIIMVSNFEMIPKVFGMIVGDAFTAQAGFGAAIGWGVKRGVYSSEAGQGTAPHAAAAAEVDHPAQQGLVQAFSVYVDTLLVCSATAFMILTMGTYNIQGALPDGQFLVQNVVAGTEINSPAFTQMAMESVYGAFGNTFIAIAVFFFAFTTILANYYIAEVNVVYLTRFISRSANKKGLFLVKTLMMAMIAYGGLNSAGYVWAIGDIGVGLIAWLNIVGILIIFFMARPTMKVLKDYEAQRKAGVTHYTFDPIKLGIKNAPYWEERHLKEQQALAENELRKDPK, from the coding sequence ATGGAAAGTTTGGTCAGTACCATAAATGGAATTATCTGGAGTTCAGCATTGATCTATCTATGCTTGGGCGCCGGTTTGTTTTATTCCATTATGACGCGCTTTTTACAAGTGCGTCTATTCGGTGAAATGCTACGTTTGATGTTTTCAGGGAAAGCCAGCGCCGATGGTATTTCATCCTTTCAGGCGCTCACCCTATCGTTAGCCGGCCGCGTGGGGATGGGTAATATCGCAGGGGTAGCAGCAGCTATCGGCTTTGGCGGCCCAGGGGCGATATTTTGGATGTGGGTGGTAGGGTTCTTAGGCGCTGCTACCGCTTATGTCGAATCGACAATGGCTCAAATTTATAAAGAAAAAGACGTCATCACCGGCCAATATCGCGGTGGGCCTGCTTACTACTTTGAGCGTGCGCTCGGGCAACGCTGGTATGGAGTGGTCTTTGCAATCGCAGCTTTGATAGCTTTGAGTATATTCTTACCCGGTATTCAGGCCAATGGTGTGGTCAATGCCGTCACTCAAGTACTAGGTGAAGGCACTACCATGACTGTCTTCGGTACAGAGGTTGGCGCCATGCGTTTAGGCGCCATCGCTATTATCCTAGTCGTCTTTGGTATTATCATCTTTGGCGGTATTAAGCGCATTGCTACTTTTACCGAGGTTGTGGTGCCCTTTATGGCAATCGGCTACATTGTCTTAGCCTTGATCATTATGGTGAGTAACTTTGAGATGATCCCAAAAGTATTCGGTATGATCGTTGGCGACGCCTTTACTGCGCAAGCAGGCTTCGGGGCCGCGATTGGTTGGGGCGTCAAACGAGGTGTTTACTCTAGCGAAGCGGGACAAGGTACCGCGCCTCACGCTGCTGCTGCTGCTGAGGTCGACCATCCTGCGCAGCAAGGGTTGGTACAAGCGTTCTCCGTTTATGTCGATACGCTATTGGTCTGTTCGGCAACGGCATTTATGATTTTAACCATGGGTACTTATAACATCCAAGGAGCGTTACCTGACGGGCAGTTCTTAGTACAGAATGTAGTAGCAGGTACTGAAATTAACTCGCCCGCCTTTACTCAGATGGCGATGGAATCAGTATATGGGGCCTTTGGTAACACCTTTATCGCCATTGCTGTCTTCTTCTTTGCCTTTACCACCATTTTGGCCAACTATTATATTGCGGAAGTCAACGTGGTCTATCTAACCCGCTTTATTAGCCGCAGCGCCAATAAAAAAGGCTTATTCCTGGTCAAAACCTTGATGATGGCTATGATTGCCTACGGTGGTCTGAATTCAGCAGGTTATGTTTGGGCTATTGGTGATATCGGAGTTGGACTGATAGCGTGGCTGAACATCGTTGGTATCTTGATCATTTTCTTTATGGCACGTCCAACTATGAAAGTGCTTAAAGACTATGAGGCACAGCGTAAAGCTGGGGTCACGCACTATACCTTTGACCCTATTAAACTCGGTATTAAAAATGCACCTTATTGGGAAGAGCGTCATCTAAAAGAACAGCAAGCACTTGCAGAAAACGAACTGCGTAAAGACCCTAAGTAG
- a CDS encoding TetR/AcrR family transcriptional regulator yields the protein MSRATLHNRQDSLDRALQLFWQKGFHATSLKDLEKALDMRPGSIYAAFGSKDGLFQEALEHYAHKTTVELERTLNKHHGSPLLGLAAYLRLLGGIRDQESPSRACMLVKSLLELGEREHAALHKVEMMLAGIEAYFINCFTESQRIGELDGRLDPVRLGRRLQAEVMGLRAFAQRDVDSAAVHDLAEDMALSLEALLIDNADSLNNTDDIIKMS from the coding sequence ATGTCTCGCGCTACACTTCACAATCGCCAAGACTCTCTTGATCGAGCGTTACAGCTGTTTTGGCAAAAGGGTTTTCATGCAACCTCGTTAAAAGACTTGGAAAAAGCGCTCGATATGCGCCCAGGTAGTATTTACGCCGCTTTTGGTAGCAAAGATGGGCTTTTTCAAGAAGCATTAGAACACTATGCCCATAAAACCACGGTTGAACTAGAACGCACCTTGAATAAGCACCATGGCTCTCCATTGCTGGGACTGGCGGCTTATTTACGCCTGCTCGGCGGAATTCGCGATCAAGAGTCGCCCAGTCGGGCTTGTATGCTAGTCAAGAGCTTATTGGAGCTGGGTGAACGAGAGCATGCTGCCTTGCACAAGGTTGAAATGATGCTTGCAGGAATAGAGGCATATTTTATCAATTGCTTTACTGAGTCTCAGCGGATAGGAGAACTAGACGGCCGACTTGATCCCGTTAGACTTGGTCGGCGACTGCAGGCTGAGGTCATGGGGCTGCGTGCTTTCGCCCAGCGCGACGTTGATAGTGCCGCTGTGCACGATCTCGCTGAAGATATGGCACTGTCTTTGGAAGCGCTTCTCATAGATAACGCAGACAGCTTAAATAATACAGACGATATTATAAAAATGTCTTGA
- a CDS encoding glycosyltransferase family 4 protein codes for MLTSEAVDLKILMVLFYGLNTGAGVERVGSMIANGLSEAGHEIILASIGPCDDPFFPLNEDIKIISLSDSPHVKLSGIPNAIYKIRKLLKTERVDTIIAVDTKSIPYTLPATLGLKVKHIGWEHFNFDPSQGMSGNSIVRHLAARYCDSVVTLTERDKECWLKSTRHKSQIIAIANPCPFPVQEYIEENNKIVLAIGRLHKHKGFDLLLEAWLQVTTIMPEWKLKIVGEGEERANLTEFIEANQMTESVELVGASDNVSQYYRQAEIFCLSSRVEGFGMVLTEALAFGLPIVSFDCGPGPAEVLKGTGSILVPENDVNQLALALINLVKDDEQKKIISLRGKEKVEIYQPDNIISKWLNLLKSLE; via the coding sequence ATGTTAACAAGTGAGGCAGTCGATTTGAAAATTTTAATGGTATTATTTTATGGTCTCAACACAGGCGCTGGCGTTGAGCGAGTAGGTTCTATGATTGCTAACGGTCTATCTGAAGCCGGCCATGAGATAATATTAGCCAGTATTGGACCTTGTGATGACCCTTTCTTTCCTCTAAATGAAGATATTAAAATAATTTCACTATCGGATTCTCCACACGTTAAGTTGAGTGGTATTCCTAATGCTATTTATAAAATAAGAAAGCTGTTAAAAACAGAGCGTGTTGACACAATAATAGCAGTAGACACCAAGTCTATTCCATATACTTTACCCGCGACTTTAGGCTTGAAAGTAAAACACATAGGCTGGGAGCATTTTAACTTTGATCCTAGCCAAGGCATGAGCGGAAACTCTATAGTCAGACATTTAGCGGCACGATATTGTGACTCAGTGGTTACTTTGACCGAAAGAGATAAGGAATGTTGGCTAAAAAGTACTCGTCATAAATCACAAATAATCGCTATAGCAAATCCTTGTCCGTTTCCTGTTCAAGAGTATATTGAGGAAAATAACAAAATAGTATTGGCTATTGGTCGTCTACACAAACACAAAGGTTTTGACTTATTACTTGAAGCTTGGCTTCAGGTAACTACAATTATGCCAGAATGGAAATTAAAAATAGTCGGTGAGGGTGAAGAAAGAGCAAATCTAACTGAGTTCATTGAAGCAAACCAAATGACCGAGAGTGTGGAATTGGTTGGTGCGTCTGACAATGTAAGTCAATATTATAGGCAGGCGGAGATATTTTGCCTGAGCTCTCGAGTAGAAGGGTTTGGTATGGTTTTAACTGAGGCTTTAGCTTTTGGCCTGCCTATTGTAAGTTTTGATTGTGGCCCTGGCCCCGCAGAAGTTTTAAAAGGTACGGGCTCTATTTTAGTTCCTGAAAATGATGTTAACCAACTTGCTTTAGCGCTGATTAATTTGGTGAAGGATGATGAGCAGAAAAAAATTATCAGTTTAAGAGGTAAAGAGAAAGTCGAAATTTATCAACCCGATAATATAATAAGCAAGTGGTTAAATTTACTTAAAAGCCTTGAATAA
- a CDS encoding CDP-alcohol phosphatidyltransferase family protein, with translation MPMVILLHKRAITADQLTVVGFLIGLLAVPLLIFEFWYAALVAIVLNRILDGLDGELARFANQTSSAGGYLDITLDFLFYAAIPLGFIIANPEQNAVAGSLLLAAFMGTGSSFLAFAIAAEKFKIEKTQFKYKSFHYLNGLTEGTETIALFMAFCIWPQHFSLLAILFAVACVITIFTRIHGGYHTLKQQEAKINGGIND, from the coding sequence ATGCCTATGGTAATACTGCTGCACAAGCGCGCTATAACCGCTGATCAGTTGACTGTGGTTGGATTTTTAATTGGGTTATTAGCAGTGCCATTGCTTATCTTTGAATTTTGGTATGCGGCACTAGTGGCTATCGTCTTGAACCGTATATTAGATGGACTTGATGGTGAGTTGGCACGTTTTGCCAACCAGACTTCGAGCGCTGGCGGCTATTTAGATATTACTCTAGACTTTCTATTTTACGCGGCGATTCCGTTGGGGTTTATAATAGCTAATCCTGAACAAAATGCTGTCGCTGGTTCTTTACTACTGGCTGCATTTATGGGTACTGGCTCAAGTTTTTTAGCCTTTGCCATTGCTGCTGAAAAATTTAAAATCGAAAAAACTCAGTTCAAATACAAGAGCTTTCACTACTTAAATGGTTTAACGGAAGGTACTGAAACCATCGCGTTGTTTATGGCGTTTTGCATTTGGCCACAGCACTTTTCATTATTAGCTATTTTATTTGCTGTCGCTTGCGTCATTACTATCTTTACTCGTATACATGGTGGTTACCATACGCTTAAACAGCAAGAAGCTAAGATAAACGGAGGAATTAATGACTAA